One stretch of Archocentrus centrarchus isolate MPI-CPG fArcCen1 chromosome 5, fArcCen1, whole genome shotgun sequence DNA includes these proteins:
- the ghrl gene encoding appetite-regulating hormone, translated as MLLKRNTCMLAFLLCSLTLWCKSTSAGSSFLSPSQKPQNKGKSSRIGRQAMEEPNQPTEDITITLSAPFEIGITLRAEDLEDYSLELQEVVQRLLGNTERAGPPRSRTIPEYLAYKVVS; from the exons ATGCTTCTGAAAAGGAACACCTGCATGTTGGCTTTTCTCTTGTGTTCTCTGACCTTGTGGTGCAAGTCGACCAGTGCGGGGTCCAGCTTCCTCAGCCCATCACAGAAACCTCAG AACAAGGGGAAGTCGTCCAGAATCGGTCGCCAAGCCATGGAGGAGCCAAATCAACCCACTGAGGACATAACCATCACa TTAAGCGCTCCCTTTGAAATCGGCATCACCTTGAGAGCAGAAGATCTGGAGGACTACAGTTTAGAGCTGCAGGAGGTTGTGCAGCGTCTCCtgggaaacacagagagagcag GGCCCCCTCGCAGTAGGACAATCCCGGAATACCTCGCCTACAAGGTGGtgtcctaa